One region of Sardina pilchardus chromosome 18, fSarPil1.1, whole genome shotgun sequence genomic DNA includes:
- the LOC134064031 gene encoding toll-like receptor 4: MKTFMKLVSFSIMTSLRGHRITFPVMWIIFTTAWAVKMNEDMEACLEVIPSLQYSCFKRNLSYIPTTIPPSTQHLDFSFNDLTTLQRDTFPRLPLLRHLDLTRCHIQHIDNEAFFNVRNLSVLILTGNPVKYFGRSSINVLEKIYKLVLADIGLFFLDRFNLRNLTNLKELKIGTNRLFSLALPTYAENFKDFTLLDLHTNNISVIRTVHTSVLRQMSSNLTLILSGNPISFIETGAFNGLYLREINLLNTISSTTTREALGGLSGLNVKKLKMGYFTEAGRIQMNPDYLDSICFINFQEIDFHHSTYFKLPSHILLCMSNSSKIVLTNVGIINREHVYFPNLEEIVVVKGKMAILPDVLLSHQHNLKKLVINYNHQTTEFKSFDDLPSLDYIDLSHNELIMNCCDIEFSGIPKLRYLNLSENARVKIRGLGLLNYPSLEILDLHGTEVEIEHDVAVMQNLKNLKTLDLSHSQIIFKSIVIFYGLSSLKELKMADNSFAKGIFGQLFSSLTALELLDISNCAIEDIPPTSFEDLHNLKNLILSGNKLTTMDFLTGLSLSKLKSLHTDNNHIASISPNVLQNIPVDILVFDLSFNPIECSCSQTEFISWIINHQSVLKDPHLISCKSSSLNSRVINFDPTHCVHKKRVIIIVSLFAVVIVFLLAALLYKYQFYIHYCFILLRGYRMSRQQECSYDAFVIYSSKDETWVLNELVENLENRPPPIQLCLHERDFQAGKSITSNIVDEGIMGSRKTIVVVSQHFLDSSWCQFEFELAQSWLVLRRNAGIIIIILEDVEGNNTRRLFGLHKYLRKNTYLKWKGNVVSNVRFWARLRKAILRN, encoded by the exons ATGAAGACTTTTATGAAGTTGGTCAGTTTTTCTATAATGACATCTCTCCGAGGACACAGAATTACATTTCCAGTCATGTGGATCATTTTTACTACTGCATGGGCAGTCAAAATGAATGAGGATATGGAGGCATGCTTGGAG GTCATCCCCAGTCTCCAATACTCATGCTTCAAGAGAAACCTGAGCTACATACCAACCactatccctccctccacacaacaTTTGGACTTTAGTTTTAATGACCTCACAACATTACAGAGAGACACGTTCCCGAGATTACCATTACTACGACATCTTGATCTAACAAG ATGTCACATCCAACACATTGACAATGAGGCCTTTTTTAATGTAAGGAATTTGTCTGTTTTGATTCTCACTGGAAATCCAGTGAAATATTTTGGAAGAAGCAGCATTAATGTTTTGGAAAAAATATACAAGCTTGTTCTAGCAGACATCGGTCTGTTTTTTTTGGATAGATTTAATTTACGTAATTTAACAAACCTAAAGGAATTAAAAATTGGAACAAACAGATTATTTTCTTTGGCCCTTCCAACCTATGCTGAAAATTTCAAGGACTTCACATTATTGGACCTGCATACAAACAATATATCTGTCATCAGAACTGTTCACACTTCTGTTTTGCGTCAGATGAGTAGCAATTTAACTTTAATATTGTCCGGAAACCCAATATCCTTCATAGAAACTGGGGCATTTAATGGCCTTTATCTGCGAGAGATCAATCTACTAAACACAATCTCGTCCACAACTACAAGAGAGGCTCTTGGAGGTCTTAGTGGTTTAAATGTGAAGAAGTTGAAAATGGGGTATTTTACTGAAGCTGGAAGAATCCAAATGAATCCAGATTATTTGGACAGTATTTGTTTCATAAACTTCCAAGAGATAGATTTTCATCACTCCACCTATTTCAAACTGCCCAGTCACATCCTTCTTTGCATGAGTAATTCTTCAAAAATTGTTCTGACAAATGTTGGAATAATTAACAGGGAGCATGTGTATTTTCCAAACCTTGAAGAGATTGTTGTTGTTAAAGGCAAAATGGCCATACTACCAGATGTTCTACTATCTCATCAACACAATTTAAAGAAACTGGTCATCAATTACAATCACCAGACAACAGAATTTAAAAGCTTTGATGATTTGCCTAGTCTAGACTACATTGATCTAAGTCATAATGAGTTGATCATGAATTGCTGTGACATTGAATTTAGTGGCATCCCTAAACTTAGGTATCTAAATCTGAGTGAGAATGCAAGGGTTAAAATTAGGGGCCTTGGACTTTTAAATTATCCATCTCTAGAAATATTGGATCTTCATGGCACAGAAGTAGAGATTGAACATGACGTGGCTGTTATGCAAAACCTTAAGAATTTAAAAACTCTTGACCTTTCCCACTCACAAATTATCTTTAAAAGCATAGTTATCTTTTATGGTTTGAGCAGTCTGAAAGAATTGAAAATGGCTGACAACAGCTTTGCAAAAGGCATTTTCGGCCAATTATTTTCAAGTCTGACAGCTTTGGAGCTCCTGGACATTTCAAATTGTGCCATTGAAGACATACCCCCGACTTCATTTGAGGATCTACATAATTTAAAAAATTTGATTCTTAGTGGGAACAAACTGACCACAATGGACTTTCTGACAGGTCTTAGTTTATCAAAACTAAAGTCATTGCATACAGATAACAATCACATAGCCAGCATCTCTCCAAACGTCCTTCAAAATATCCCTGTGGATATATTGGTATTTGATTTGTCCTTTAATCCCATAGAATGTTCCTGTTCTCAAACTGAATTTATTTCCTGGATTATTAATCATCAGTCAGTTCTAAAAGATCCTCATCTGATATCATGCAAATCCTCATCTTTGAACTCCAGGGTGATTAACTTTGATCCCACACACTGTGTTCACAAAAAGAGAGTGATAATAATTGTATCTTTATTTGCAGTTGTAATTGTATTCCTATTGGCTGCATTGCTGTATAAGTATCAGTTCTATATCCATTACTGCTTCATATTGCTAAGAGGCTACAGAATGTCTAGACAACAAGAATGTTCCTATGATGCCTTTGTGATCTACTCAAGCAAGGATGAAACCTGGGTGTTGAATGAGCTTGTGGAAAACCTTGAGAACAGACCTCCTCCGATTCAGCTTTGCCTGCATGAGCGAGATTTTCAAGCAGGCAAGTCGATCACCTCCAATATAGTGGATGAAGGCATTATGGGCAGCCGGAAAACCATCGTG